One stretch of Acropora muricata isolate sample 2 chromosome 12, ASM3666990v1, whole genome shotgun sequence DNA includes these proteins:
- the LOC136893594 gene encoding putative nuclease HARBI1: MAAHRHRPVLNFDNTRKARDYYRELDPLNHYSEEELRSRYRFGREGINFIVELLSDEIAPSTRRSHSLSATEQVLVALRFLASGSFLEVIGDTFLSYDKSTVSRVVRRVTLALASKVNNFVKFPTAPNERDEIKHGLFRVGGFPSAIGCIDGTHVRIKAPSQNEPDFINRKGFHSVNVQAICNHKGNSKHVDVIPVLFELIMQTGSFTNVVARWPGSTHDSHIFRISAVCRLLEGQCGIEYGVLLGDSGYACTPFLMTPYPQPCTRSEEQFNRAHKTTRCITERSFGLLKCRFHILHSEIRMAPDRVCTIIVACIVLHNMAIHLREPEVDDGVIGDEEYDLHEEYRGPDNGNAVRRHITDTFF; the protein is encoded by the exons ATGGCGGCCCATCGTCATCGGCCCGTTTTGAATTTCGATAACACAAGGAAAGCCAGAGATTATTATAGAGAACTTGATCCGCTAAACCATTACAGCGAAGAAGAGTTGAGATCTCGGTATCGTTTTGGGAGGGAAGGCATAAATTTTATCGTTGAATTGTTGTCGGACGAAATTGCTCCCTCGACCAGGAGAAGTCACTCGTTGTCGGCCACGGAGCAAGTGTTGGTTGCTTTACGCTTCCTAGCTTCCGGTAGTTTCCTGGAAGTCATTGGAGACACATTTTTATCTTACGATAAGTCAACGGTTAGTCGAGTCGTTCGCCGAGTGACACTGGCTCTTGCCTCGAAAGTGAACAATTTTGTCAAGTTTCCAACAGCACCAAATGAGCGAGACGAAATCAAGCACGGTCTCTTTCGCGTTGGAGGTTTCCCTAGTGCGATTGGCTGCATTGATGGCACCCATGTGCGAATAAAAGCCCCCTCACAGAATGAGCCTGATTTTATCAACAGAAAAGGCTTTCACTCAGTAAATGTGCAGGCCATCTGTAATCACAAAGGTAACTCAAAACATGTTGATGTCATACCGGTTCTGTTTGAATTGATTATGCAAACCG GATCATTCACAAATGTGGTTGCACGGTGGCCGGGTAGTACCCATGATAGCCACATATTCAGGATATCAGCAGTATGTCGACTGCTGGAAGGGCAATGTGGTATTGAGTATGGAGTTCTCTTGGGTGACAGTGGCTATGCTTGCACTCCATTCCTGATGACCCCCTATCCCCAACCCTGCACAAGATCAGAGGAGCAGTTCAATAGAGCTCATAAAACCACCCGCTGTATCACTGAACGCTCCTTTGGTCTTCTAAAATGCAGGTTTCATATCCTCCACTCAGAGATCAGAATGGCCCCAGACAGGGTCTGCACCATCATTGTTGCATGCATTGTTTTGCACAACATGGCCATTCATTTAAGAGAGCCCGAGGTGGATGATGGTGTTATTGGTGACGAGGAGTATGACTTGCACGAAGAATATCGAGGCCCTGACAATGGAAATGCAGTCAGAAGGCACATCACAGACACTTTCTTTTGA